A single region of the Halopiger xanaduensis SH-6 genome encodes:
- a CDS encoding isopentenyl phosphate kinase: MIVLKLGGSAITDKERPETLDGDALGRAADAISAALDGGDAEDLVIVHGGGSFGHHNASEHGVTTAAGTRDAEAVADIHGAMKTLNQFVLQRLLERDVNAVPVHPFSTARRDADGALALPTGQIETMLAEGFVPVLHGDLVAHAGAGATVVSGDELVAALARDLEADRVGLCSTVPGVLDDEDAVIDCITSFEDVEAVLGASDATDVTGGMAGKVRTLLDLEAPASIFGLEDVEPFLAGEEPGTKIEFEAS, translated from the coding sequence ATGATCGTCCTGAAACTCGGCGGTAGCGCAATCACGGACAAGGAGCGACCGGAGACGCTCGACGGCGACGCGCTCGGGCGAGCGGCCGACGCGATTAGCGCGGCGCTCGACGGCGGCGACGCCGAGGACCTCGTGATCGTCCACGGCGGCGGCAGCTTCGGCCACCACAACGCGAGCGAACACGGCGTGACGACCGCGGCGGGAACGCGCGACGCCGAGGCGGTCGCCGATATCCACGGCGCGATGAAGACGCTGAACCAGTTCGTCCTCCAGCGGCTCCTCGAGCGGGACGTGAACGCGGTGCCGGTCCACCCGTTCTCGACGGCTCGCCGCGACGCCGACGGGGCGCTTGCGCTGCCGACCGGACAGATCGAGACGATGCTCGCGGAGGGGTTCGTCCCCGTCCTCCACGGCGACCTCGTCGCCCACGCGGGCGCCGGCGCGACCGTCGTCAGCGGGGACGAACTCGTCGCCGCGCTCGCTCGTGATCTCGAGGCCGATCGGGTCGGCCTCTGCTCGACCGTTCCGGGTGTACTGGACGACGAGGACGCGGTGATCGACTGCATCACGTCGTTCGAGGACGTCGAAGCCGTCCTCGGTGCCAGCGACGCGACCGACGTAACCGGCGGCATGGCCGGCAAGGTGCGGACGCTGCTCGATCTCGAGGCGCCGGCGTCGATCTTCGGCCTCGAGGACGTCGAACCCTTCCTCGCGGGTGAGGAACCGGGGACGAAGATCGAGTTCGAGGCGTCCTAG
- the mvk gene encoding mevalonate kinase, translated as MAVSSAPGKVYLFGEHAVVYGEPAVPCAIERRARVGVEQRADSKLRVHAEDLSLDGFTVEYGGSTDDRPDVDVSESLISAAMGYVDEAIAQVRDVTDEDEVGFDVTIESDIPLGAGLGSSAAVVVAAIDAAARELGVSLEADEIAERAYRTEHEVQDGQASRADTFCSATGGAVRVEGDDCRSIEAPDLPIVIGFDGGAGDTGQLVAGVRDLREEYGFAADTVEAIGDIVRRGEEALADGDLEELGRLMNFNHGLLSALGVSSRSLDTMVWAARDADAYGAKLTGAGGGGCIVALDPTPETETALSFTPGCEDAFRAELAEAGVKRLE; from the coding sequence ATGGCAGTCTCGAGCGCTCCCGGGAAGGTGTATCTCTTCGGGGAGCACGCAGTCGTGTACGGCGAGCCCGCCGTCCCGTGTGCCATCGAGCGACGGGCGCGGGTCGGCGTCGAGCAGCGGGCGGACAGCAAACTGCGCGTCCACGCCGAGGACCTGAGTCTGGACGGCTTTACCGTCGAGTACGGCGGTTCGACGGACGATCGACCCGACGTCGACGTCTCGGAGTCGCTGATCAGCGCGGCGATGGGCTACGTCGACGAGGCGATCGCACAGGTTCGCGACGTCACCGACGAGGACGAGGTCGGCTTCGACGTGACCATCGAGAGCGACATCCCGCTCGGCGCGGGACTCGGATCGTCGGCCGCGGTCGTCGTCGCGGCCATCGACGCCGCCGCGCGGGAACTCGGCGTTAGTCTCGAGGCCGACGAGATCGCCGAGCGAGCCTACCGAACCGAACACGAGGTGCAGGACGGGCAGGCCTCCCGCGCCGACACCTTCTGTTCGGCGACCGGCGGCGCGGTCCGCGTCGAGGGCGACGACTGTCGGTCGATCGAAGCCCCCGACCTGCCGATCGTGATCGGTTTCGACGGCGGCGCCGGTGACACCGGCCAGCTCGTCGCGGGCGTGCGCGACCTGCGCGAGGAGTACGGCTTCGCGGCCGACACCGTCGAAGCGATCGGCGACATCGTCAGGCGCGGCGAGGAGGCGCTGGCCGACGGCGACCTCGAGGAACTCGGCCGGCTGATGAACTTCAACCACGGGCTGCTGTCGGCGCTGGGCGTCTCCTCGCGCTCGCTCGACACGATGGTCTGGGCGGCCCGGGACGCCGACGCCTACGGCGCGAAGCTGACGGGCGCCGGCGGCGGGGGCTGTATCGTCGCGCTCGATCCGACGCCGGAGACCGAGACGGCCCTCTCGTTCACGCCGGGCTGCGAGGACGCCTTCCGCGCCGAACTCGCCGAAGCGGGGGTGAAGCGACTCGAATGA
- a CDS encoding thiamine-phosphate synthase family protein: protein MSLVLPSELVVDRFLPTVRAMLATELAERGLTQREIAAELGVTQAAVSKYVGGEGGGDARFRDDPETVATVERIADGLAGGEMDGYDALAELLSLIRSLEDRGPICELHEEEMPELRGLGCDLCVRGLDPDVRAERDVLANVRTAARTLASIPGMAQYIPNVGTNVGMALPDAHDETDVAAVPGRIYAMGGRIEIPANPEFGASKHVATAVLAASDADPEIRGAINIATDDALLDAAREHGIDPLEFDADYEDRGEHLRDRFAERGDVPRVAYHQGAFGIEPTTYVFGATAVDAAERVATLLETAAV from the coding sequence ATGTCGCTTGTACTGCCGAGCGAACTCGTCGTCGATCGGTTCCTGCCGACGGTGCGGGCGATGCTCGCGACCGAACTCGCCGAGCGCGGGCTGACCCAGCGGGAGATCGCCGCCGAACTCGGCGTCACGCAGGCCGCCGTCAGCAAGTACGTCGGGGGCGAGGGCGGCGGGGACGCCCGCTTTCGGGACGACCCCGAAACTGTCGCGACCGTCGAGCGCATCGCCGACGGCCTCGCCGGCGGCGAGATGGACGGCTACGACGCGCTGGCCGAACTCCTCTCGCTGATCCGCAGCCTCGAGGACCGCGGCCCCATCTGCGAACTCCACGAGGAGGAGATGCCCGAACTCCGCGGGCTGGGCTGTGACCTGTGCGTTCGCGGGCTCGACCCCGACGTGCGGGCCGAGCGGGACGTCCTCGCGAACGTCCGGACGGCCGCGCGGACGCTCGCCTCGATCCCCGGCATGGCCCAGTACATCCCGAACGTCGGCACGAACGTGGGGATGGCCTTACCGGACGCGCACGACGAAACGGATGTCGCCGCCGTCCCCGGCCGGATCTACGCGATGGGCGGGCGGATCGAGATTCCCGCAAATCCCGAGTTCGGCGCATCGAAACACGTTGCGACGGCCGTTCTCGCGGCCAGTGACGCCGATCCAGAGATCCGCGGCGCGATCAATATCGCGACCGACGACGCGCTTCTCGACGCTGCTCGCGAGCACGGGATCGACCCCCTCGAGTTCGACGCCGACTACGAGGACCGGGGCGAACACCTCCGCGATCGCTTCGCGGAGCGCGGCGACGTGCCGCGCGTGGCCTACCATCAGGGCGCGTTCGGGATCGAGCCGACCACTTACGTGTTCGGCGCAACGGCTGTCGACGCCGCCGAGCGAGTCGCGACGTTACTGGAAACTGCTGCTGTGTAG
- the rpsB gene encoding 30S ribosomal protein S2 has translation MTDNDTTQEGLDAAEEEIDEEPAEGAGPAAEEDVEPVDEQSADAAADEAEADAEVAEETDAEEAEDAGPTLDDDVMSDEEADLLIPVEDYLGAGVHIGTQQKTADMERFIHRVRTDGLYVLDVSKTDQRIRTAADFLANYDPEQILVTSSRQYGRFPAEKFAEAVGARARTGRFIPGTLTNPKYDGYIEPDVVVVTDPIGDAQAVKEAITVGIPVIAMCDSNNQVSNVDLVVPTNNKGRKALSVVYWLLANEVLDRRGAEPSYALEDFESSV, from the coding sequence ATGACAGATAACGACACGACCCAAGAAGGGCTCGACGCCGCCGAGGAGGAAATCGACGAGGAGCCAGCCGAAGGGGCTGGCCCCGCCGCCGAGGAGGACGTCGAGCCAGTAGACGAACAGTCCGCAGACGCCGCGGCCGACGAGGCCGAGGCCGACGCAGAAGTAGCCGAGGAAACCGACGCCGAAGAAGCGGAAGACGCCGGTCCCACCCTCGACGACGACGTGATGTCCGACGAGGAAGCGGACCTGCTGATCCCCGTCGAGGACTACCTCGGCGCCGGCGTCCACATCGGTACCCAGCAGAAGACCGCGGACATGGAGCGGTTCATCCACCGCGTCCGGACCGACGGCCTCTACGTGCTGGACGTCTCCAAGACCGACCAGCGCATCCGCACGGCCGCGGACTTCCTCGCCAACTACGACCCCGAGCAGATCCTGGTCACCTCGAGCCGCCAGTACGGTCGCTTCCCGGCCGAGAAGTTCGCCGAAGCGGTCGGCGCTCGAGCGCGCACGGGTCGATTCATCCCGGGCACGCTGACCAACCCCAAGTACGACGGCTACATCGAACCCGACGTCGTCGTCGTCACCGACCCGATCGGCGACGCCCAGGCAGTCAAGGAGGCCATCACGGTGGGCATTCCGGTCATCGCGATGTGCGACTCGAACAACCAGGTCAGCAACGTCGACCTGGTCGTCCCGACCAACAACAAGGGTCGCAAGGCCCTCTCGGTCGTCTACTGGCTGCTCGCCAACGAGGTCCTCGACCGCCGCGGCGCCGAGCCGTCCTACGCCCTCGAGGACTTCGAGAGCTCCGTCTAA
- the eno gene encoding phosphopyruvate hydratase, which produces MTLITDIRLRRILDSRGNPTVEADVVTESGGFGRAAAPSGASTGEYEAVERPPTEAIAAAREHAVPRLVGEAYAGNQREVDSILRAADGTDDFSEIGANSAVAISMAAAKAGADVLGAPLFQHLGGTFRGENFPTPLGNVVGGGEHAADATDIQEFLAAPVGAPSVEDAVFANAAVHAEVADLLEERGHPSGKGDEGAWAPSIDDAEAFEIVDEAVSTVQDEVGFNIGFGLDVAAAEMYDADSETYEYESAGISRDTEEQIEYIADLVEEYDLVYVEDPLDEDDYDAFADLTDEVGDQTLICGDDLFVTNTDRLVDGIDRGAANSILIKPNQIGTLTDAFDAIELATQNGYDSVISHRSGETEDTTIAHLAVATDAPFIKTGAVGGERTAKLNELIRIADDAT; this is translated from the coding sequence ATGACGCTGATCACAGACATCCGACTCCGACGGATCCTCGACTCGCGCGGCAACCCGACCGTCGAAGCCGACGTCGTCACCGAGAGCGGCGGCTTCGGCCGTGCAGCAGCACCGAGCGGTGCCAGCACCGGCGAGTACGAAGCCGTCGAGCGACCGCCGACCGAGGCGATCGCCGCGGCCCGCGAACACGCCGTCCCCCGACTCGTCGGGGAGGCTTACGCCGGTAACCAGCGCGAAGTCGATTCGATCCTGCGCGCCGCCGACGGCACCGACGACTTCTCCGAGATCGGCGCCAACAGCGCGGTCGCCATCTCGATGGCCGCCGCGAAGGCCGGCGCCGACGTGCTCGGCGCGCCGCTGTTCCAGCACCTCGGCGGCACCTTCCGCGGGGAGAACTTCCCGACGCCGCTCGGTAACGTCGTCGGCGGGGGCGAACACGCCGCCGACGCGACCGACATTCAGGAGTTCCTCGCGGCGCCCGTCGGCGCACCGAGCGTCGAGGACGCCGTCTTCGCGAACGCTGCCGTCCACGCCGAAGTCGCCGACCTGCTCGAGGAGCGCGGTCACCCCTCCGGCAAGGGCGACGAGGGCGCGTGGGCACCCTCGATCGACGACGCGGAGGCGTTCGAAATCGTCGACGAGGCGGTGTCGACGGTGCAGGACGAGGTCGGCTTCAACATCGGCTTCGGCCTCGACGTCGCGGCCGCCGAGATGTACGACGCTGACTCGGAAACCTACGAGTACGAGTCGGCCGGCATCAGCCGCGACACGGAGGAACAGATCGAGTACATCGCTGATCTCGTCGAGGAGTACGACCTCGTCTACGTCGAGGATCCGCTCGACGAGGACGACTACGACGCGTTCGCCGACCTCACCGACGAGGTCGGCGACCAGACGCTGATCTGCGGCGACGACCTGTTCGTCACGAACACCGACCGTCTCGTCGACGGGATCGATCGCGGCGCGGCGAACAGCATCCTGATCAAGCCGAACCAGATCGGCACGCTGACCGACGCCTTCGACGCGATCGAACTCGCCACGCAGAACGGCTACGACTCGGTCATCTCCCACCGCTCGGGCGAGACCGAGGACACGACGATCGCACACCTCGCCGTCGCGACCGACGCACCGTTCATCAAGACCGGTGCCGTCGGCGGCGAGCGAACCGCAAAGCTCAACGAGCTCATTCGAATCGCAGACGACGCGACATGA
- a CDS encoding DNA-directed RNA polymerase subunit K, which produces MQQQRHNRYEKARILGARALQVSYGAPVLIETDQTQPILIAAEEYDAGVLPFTVKRGNE; this is translated from the coding sequence ATGCAACAGCAACGACACAACCGCTACGAGAAGGCGCGAATCCTCGGTGCGCGAGCGCTGCAGGTGTCCTACGGGGCGCCCGTACTGATCGAAACGGATCAGACGCAGCCGATCCTGATCGCCGCCGAAGAGTACGACGCCGGCGTGTTGCCCTTTACCGTCAAACGGGGGAACGAGTGA
- a CDS encoding DNA-directed RNA polymerase subunit N, with amino-acid sequence MMVPVRCFTCGNVVGEHWEEFDERANEGDEDPEKVLDELGVDRYCCRRMLVSHTDLVDIVSPYQ; translated from the coding sequence ATGATGGTACCGGTCCGGTGTTTCACCTGTGGCAACGTCGTCGGCGAACACTGGGAGGAGTTCGACGAGCGAGCCAACGAGGGCGACGAGGATCCCGAGAAGGTCCTCGACGAGCTCGGCGTCGACCGCTACTGCTGTCGGCGGATGCTCGTCAGTCACACCGACCTCGTCGACATCGTCTCCCCCTACCAGTAA
- a CDS encoding 30S ribosomal protein S9, with protein MVTNTSGKKKTAVARATVRDGEGRVRINSKPVELVEPEMSRLKMLEPFRIAGEDLRSEMDIDVRVEGGGISGQADAVRTAIARGIVQHTNDAELRDAFMEFDRSLLVNDVRQSEPKKWGGPGARARYQKSYR; from the coding sequence ATGGTAACCAACACGAGTGGCAAGAAAAAGACGGCCGTCGCTCGCGCCACCGTGCGCGACGGAGAGGGTCGCGTGCGAATCAACTCCAAGCCGGTCGAGCTGGTCGAGCCGGAGATGTCCCGGCTCAAGATGCTCGAGCCGTTCCGCATCGCGGGCGAGGACCTGCGAAGCGAGATGGACATCGACGTCCGCGTCGAGGGCGGCGGTATCAGCGGGCAGGCGGACGCCGTCCGCACCGCCATCGCACGCGGTATCGTCCAGCACACGAACGACGCCGAGCTCCGGGACGCGTTCATGGAGTTCGACCGTTCGCTGCTGGTCAACGACGTTCGCCAGTCCGAACCGAAAAAGTGGGGCGGCCCGGGCGCTCGGGCGCGCTACCAGAAGTCCTACCGCTAA
- a CDS encoding 50S ribosomal protein L13, protein MSVNISDFDADVVVDARDCILGRVASEVAQRALDGERVAVVNAEDAIITGDKEDIFETYRTRLQLGSDSGPYYPKRPDTIFKRSIRGMLPYKKPRGREAFENVRVYVGNPYEDEQDAQILEGTSLDRLSNIRFVQLGEVADQLGANVTW, encoded by the coding sequence ATGAGTGTGAACATTTCCGACTTCGACGCCGACGTCGTCGTCGACGCCCGGGACTGCATTCTCGGTCGCGTCGCCAGCGAGGTCGCCCAGCGCGCGCTCGACGGCGAGCGCGTCGCGGTTGTCAACGCCGAGGACGCGATCATCACCGGCGACAAGGAAGACATCTTCGAGACCTACCGAACCCGGCTCCAGCTGGGTTCCGACAGCGGCCCCTACTACCCGAAGCGACCGGACACGATCTTCAAGCGGTCCATCCGGGGCATGCTGCCGTACAAGAAGCCGCGCGGTCGCGAGGCGTTCGAGAACGTCCGCGTCTACGTCGGCAACCCCTACGAGGACGAGCAGGACGCCCAGATCCTCGAGGGAACGTCGCTGGATCGGCTTTCGAACATCCGCTTCGTCCAGCTGGGCGAAGTCGCGGACCAACTGGGTGCTAACGTCACATGGTAA
- a CDS encoding 50S ribosomal protein L18e, producing MSSKTNPRLTDLIAELKSTSRETDADVWRDIADRLEKPRRTHAEVNLGRIERYAREEETVVVPGKVLGSGALQKSVTVAAVDFSSSAETKIDQVGETVQLEQLLEENPEGSDVRVIA from the coding sequence ATGAGTAGCAAAACGAATCCGAGGCTCACTGATCTCATCGCCGAGCTGAAGTCGACGTCCCGCGAGACGGACGCCGACGTCTGGCGAGACATCGCGGATCGACTCGAGAAGCCCCGGCGCACCCACGCTGAGGTTAACCTGGGCCGCATCGAGCGATACGCACGCGAAGAAGAGACCGTCGTCGTTCCCGGCAAGGTGCTGGGTTCGGGCGCACTGCAGAAGTCGGTCACCGTCGCAGCCGTCGACTTCAGTTCGTCGGCCGAGACGAAGATCGATCAGGTCGGCGAGACCGTACAGCTCGAGCAACTGCTCGAAGAGAACCCCGAAGGATCCGACGTGCGGGTGATCGCATGA
- a CDS encoding DNA-directed RNA polymerase subunit D, with protein MSEEYDVEFVERDDREARFLVRGVTPAFANGIRRAMLADVPTMAIDTVRFVENSSVMFDEQLALRLGLVPLTTPPEDEFGEDATVTLSIDVEGPATAYSGDLESSDELVQPADENVPIIELKDDQRLEAEADAVLDRGKDHAKHQGAVAVGYRHLQRVVVEDDLPEFEESEAQIVRGVVEDDGELVPTSEFDHDLSNRYPDKQVSVEDVPNAFVFHVETDGSFTVEELVTRAAETIESRATELEEAVQL; from the coding sequence ATGAGCGAAGAGTACGACGTCGAGTTCGTCGAACGCGACGACCGCGAGGCGCGGTTCCTCGTCCGCGGCGTGACGCCCGCGTTCGCCAACGGCATCCGCCGCGCGATGCTCGCCGACGTGCCGACGATGGCGATCGACACCGTTCGCTTCGTCGAGAACTCGTCGGTGATGTTCGACGAGCAACTCGCCTTGCGGCTCGGGCTCGTCCCGCTGACGACCCCGCCGGAAGACGAGTTCGGCGAGGACGCCACCGTCACGCTCTCGATCGACGTCGAAGGGCCCGCAACCGCCTACTCCGGCGATCTCGAGTCCAGCGACGAGCTCGTCCAACCCGCGGACGAGAACGTTCCGATCATCGAACTCAAGGACGACCAGCGCCTCGAGGCCGAGGCCGACGCCGTACTCGATCGCGGGAAGGACCACGCCAAACACCAGGGCGCGGTCGCGGTCGGCTACCGACACCTCCAGCGGGTCGTCGTCGAAGACGACCTGCCGGAGTTCGAGGAGTCCGAGGCCCAGATCGTCCGCGGCGTCGTCGAGGACGACGGCGAACTCGTTCCCACGAGCGAGTTCGACCACGACCTCTCGAACCGCTACCCCGACAAGCAGGTGTCGGTCGAGGACGTGCCCAACGCCTTCGTCTTCCACGTGGAGACGGACGGCTCCTTCACCGTCGAAGAGCTCGTGACTCGAGCCGCCGAGACGATCGAATCGCGCGCAACTGAACTCGAAGAAGCGGTACAGCTTTAG
- a CDS encoding 30S ribosomal protein S11 yields MSQDDEKWGIAHVHASFNNTVMTVTDLTGAETIAKSSGGTAVKQNRDEASPYAAMQMAESVAEEVKAAGITGLHVRVRGPGGNLQKSPGPGAQATIRALARSGIEIGRIEDVTPIPHDGSRAPKGKGGY; encoded by the coding sequence ATGAGTCAGGACGACGAAAAGTGGGGCATCGCCCACGTGCACGCATCGTTTAACAACACCGTCATGACCGTGACGGACCTCACCGGCGCGGAGACGATCGCCAAGTCCTCCGGCGGGACGGCGGTCAAGCAGAACCGCGACGAGGCGTCGCCGTACGCGGCCATGCAGATGGCCGAGTCCGTCGCCGAGGAGGTCAAGGCTGCGGGCATCACCGGACTCCACGTGCGAGTCCGCGGCCCCGGCGGCAACCTCCAGAAATCCCCCGGTCCCGGCGCGCAGGCGACGATCCGCGCGCTTGCCCGCTCGGGCATCGAAATCGGGCGCATCGAGGACGTCACGCCGATCCCGCACGACGGATCGCGCGCACCCAAAGGCAAGGGCGGCTACTAG
- a CDS encoding 30S ribosomal protein S4 — protein sequence MPLGTKTKQYETPNHPYQGERIANEHSLIDRYGLKNKEELWRAQSELRSYRREARDLLGQAQGDETVQRRSEEFLGRLKRVGILDEADELGAVLSLEVEDILERRLQTVVYRKGLANTTQQARQFITHGHIVVDGQRHRVPSYVVDVDEEDLVEFDETSPLADELHPERAEGQ from the coding sequence ATGCCGCTCGGAACGAAGACCAAGCAGTACGAGACTCCGAACCACCCCTACCAGGGTGAGCGCATCGCCAACGAACACTCCCTTATCGACCGCTACGGCCTAAAGAACAAGGAAGAGCTCTGGCGAGCGCAGTCCGAGCTTCGCTCCTACCGGCGCGAGGCTCGCGACCTGCTCGGTCAGGCTCAGGGCGACGAGACCGTCCAACGACGCTCCGAGGAGTTCCTCGGTCGACTCAAGCGCGTCGGCATCCTCGACGAAGCCGACGAGCTCGGCGCCGTCCTGTCGCTCGAGGTCGAAGACATCCTCGAGCGCCGACTCCAGACGGTCGTCTACCGGAAGGGACTGGCCAACACGACCCAGCAGGCCCGCCAGTTCATCACGCACGGCCACATCGTGGTCGACGGGCAGCGCCACCGGGTTCCGTCCTACGTCGTCGACGTCGACGAGGAGGACCTCGTCGAGTTCGACGAGACGAGCCCGCTTGCGGACGAACTCCACCCCGAACGAGCGGAGGGTCAGTAA
- a CDS encoding 30S ribosomal protein S13, with the protein MSAEEPQEQEEDEDLQYFVRIGQTDLDGTKSVERSLTEMNGIGHRTARIIAQEAGVDRTATFGRLDDDVIDEVVELVENYADEVPDWLNNRPEDFYTGETTHEIGNDLELTRQHDINRMKMIDSYKGVRHKRGQKVRGQRTKSTGRTEGTIGVNVEEIREEQAEEAAEEGEGE; encoded by the coding sequence ATGAGCGCGGAAGAACCCCAAGAACAAGAGGAGGACGAAGACCTTCAGTACTTCGTCCGCATCGGTCAGACCGACCTTGACGGGACGAAGTCCGTCGAGCGCTCGCTGACGGAGATGAACGGGATCGGTCACCGGACCGCCCGGATCATCGCCCAGGAAGCGGGCGTGGACCGAACGGCGACGTTCGGTCGACTCGACGACGACGTCATCGACGAGGTCGTCGAACTCGTAGAGAACTACGCCGACGAAGTTCCCGACTGGCTCAACAACCGGCCGGAGGACTTCTACACCGGCGAAACGACCCACGAGATCGGCAACGATCTCGAGCTGACCCGGCAGCACGACATCAACCGGATGAAGATGATCGACTCCTACAAGGGCGTTCGCCACAAGCGCGGCCAGAAGGTCCGCGGCCAGCGAACGAAGTCCACCGGTCGTACGGAGGGCACCATCGGGGTCAACGTCGAAGAGATCCGCGAAGAACAGGCCGAAGAGGCCGCCGAAGAGGGTGAGGGCGAATAA
- a CDS encoding DUF4129 domain-containing protein, with protein MSSNTRLVRLLAAVSAIAAIALAAATIENPLETGGSEGVGPGEGGGPGQQPMPTQPVAGGDAPPFLEYLVYAVLIIIAVALVWYLLAYRRDAVKMIAVVLAVCLVGALLFAFLFQGFSPELDAQPIEEPATVNNSSGGGDFGSGEGETDSFSTGPLLFVLSVITAIFVGGLLVSRRGGNSESDAPPVVENEPDESGTEAAAVGSAAGRAADRIDGAATDVDNEIYRAWKEMTALLEVDRPDSSTPREFATAAVEAGIDREYVGELTRLFEEVRYGDVETTSEMETRAVDVLRRIEDEYAAGDERGDRTDGGTDDAGTGRDASGGGGR; from the coding sequence GTGTCAAGCAATACACGTCTCGTTCGACTCCTCGCCGCGGTCAGTGCGATCGCCGCAATTGCGCTCGCAGCCGCGACGATCGAAAATCCGCTCGAGACCGGCGGTTCCGAGGGTGTCGGCCCCGGAGAGGGCGGCGGTCCCGGCCAACAGCCGATGCCCACCCAGCCCGTCGCGGGCGGCGATGCGCCGCCGTTCCTCGAGTATCTCGTGTACGCTGTGCTAATCATCATCGCGGTCGCGCTCGTCTGGTACCTACTCGCGTACCGTCGGGACGCGGTCAAGATGATCGCCGTCGTGCTGGCCGTCTGCCTCGTCGGCGCCCTCCTGTTCGCGTTCCTGTTTCAGGGGTTCTCGCCCGAGCTCGACGCCCAGCCGATCGAGGAGCCGGCGACGGTGAACAACTCGAGCGGCGGGGGTGATTTCGGCTCCGGCGAGGGCGAGACCGACTCGTTCTCGACCGGCCCGCTGTTGTTCGTCCTCTCAGTTATCACCGCGATCTTCGTCGGCGGGCTCCTCGTGAGCCGACGCGGCGGAAACTCGGAATCGGACGCGCCACCCGTCGTCGAGAACGAGCCCGACGAGTCGGGGACCGAGGCCGCCGCCGTCGGCAGCGCAGCCGGACGTGCGGCCGATCGGATCGACGGCGCAGCGACCGACGTCGACAACGAGATCTACCGCGCCTGGAAGGAGATGACCGCCCTCCTCGAGGTCGACCGGCCGGACTCGAGCACGCCGCGGGAGTTCGCGACGGCCGCGGTCGAGGCGGGGATCGATCGCGAGTACGTGGGCGAACTTACCCGACTGTTCGAAGAGGTCCGATACGGCGACGTCGAGACGACTTCCGAGATGGAAACGCGCGCGGTCGACGTGCTGCGGCGGATCGAGGACGAGTACGCGGCCGGGGACGAGCGAGGCGATCGGACGGACGGCGGAACCGACGACGCGGGAACGGGTAGGGACGCGAGCGGAGGTGGCGGGCGATGA